From one Pseudodesulfovibrio senegalensis genomic stretch:
- a CDS encoding FeoA family protein: MTLDELKPGTATVMKDLTASGALGQRLLDLGFYPGAEISVVRNAPLVDPVELELDGYHVSIRHDEARHVEVE; encoded by the coding sequence ATGACTCTTGATGAATTGAAACCCGGCACCGCGACCGTGATGAAGGACCTCACGGCCTCGGGAGCCCTGGGCCAGCGGTTGTTGGATCTGGGTTTTTATCCGGGCGCCGAAATCAGCGTGGTGCGCAACGCCCCGCTGGTGGACCCCGTGGAACTGGAATTGGATGGCTACCACGTGAGCATCCGGCATGACGAAGCGCGTCATGTGGAGGTGGAATAG
- a CDS encoding DUF4198 domain-containing protein translates to MKKGIFAAFALVAVLAMAIPASAHFMMVYTPEIAMDKGGDMDFRMVFTHPAEAGHTMNMGGVNEFYVLSQRGDAKAKKTDLMPYVKEIKWTNPASSNTAYSAMLPKKVVRSMGDYTFVFVPGYYFEEEEGIYMQQITKLIANVGGIPGNWADPVGLPCEIVPLIKPYGVWTGNVFKAQVLSNGKPVAGAEVEVEFMNHMPDMTKNAMPAKGSVEYPHDSMVTQTIFTDSEGYITFGIPKAGWWGFAALGVGPDTEYKGKELSQDAVIWVKAVDMK, encoded by the coding sequence ATGAAAAAGGGTATTTTTGCAGCGTTCGCGCTGGTGGCCGTTTTGGCCATGGCCATTCCGGCTTCCGCGCATTTCATGATGGTGTACACCCCGGAAATAGCCATGGACAAGGGCGGAGACATGGACTTCCGCATGGTCTTCACCCACCCGGCCGAAGCGGGCCACACCATGAATATGGGCGGAGTCAACGAGTTCTATGTCCTTTCCCAGCGCGGCGACGCCAAGGCCAAGAAGACCGACCTGATGCCCTACGTCAAGGAAATCAAGTGGACCAACCCGGCTTCCTCCAATACCGCCTACTCCGCAATGCTGCCCAAGAAGGTCGTGCGCTCCATGGGCGACTATACCTTCGTGTTTGTGCCGGGCTACTACTTTGAAGAGGAAGAAGGCATCTACATGCAGCAGATCACCAAGCTGATCGCCAACGTGGGCGGCATCCCGGGCAACTGGGCCGATCCCGTGGGCCTGCCGTGCGAAATCGTGCCCCTGATCAAGCCCTACGGCGTGTGGACCGGCAACGTGTTCAAGGCGCAGGTGCTCTCCAACGGCAAGCCGGTTGCCGGCGCCGAAGTGGAAGTGGAATTCATGAACCACATGCCCGACATGACCAAGAACGCCATGCCCGCCAAGGGTTCCGTGGAATACCCGCATGATTCCATGGTCACCCAGACCATCTTCACCGACTCCGAAGGCTACATCACCTTTGGCATCCCCAAGGCCGGCTGGTGGGGCTTTGCCGCACTGGGCGTGGGTCCGGACACCGAATACAAGGGCAAGGAACTGTCTCAGGATGCCGTGATCTGGGTCAAGGCCGTGGACATGAAATAG
- a CDS encoding FeoA family protein: protein MEIGRTLSSLTAGDSAMVVAIDAGRRAQTRLESLGLVPGVFVEIINNGRGPMLVCVGEGRVIVERGIAGKVLVA, encoded by the coding sequence ATGGAAATCGGAAGGACATTGAGTTCATTGACGGCAGGTGACAGCGCAATGGTTGTGGCCATTGACGCAGGCCGCAGGGCGCAGACCCGTCTGGAGTCCCTGGGGCTTGTTCCGGGCGTTTTTGTGGAGATCATCAATAATGGACGCGGACCCATGCTGGTCTGCGTTGGCGAAGGGCGCGTCATTGTGGAACGCGGCATCGCCGGAAAGGTGCTGGTGGCCTGA
- the feoB gene encoding ferrous iron transport protein B: protein MSRKNLLVALAGQPNCGKSTVFNMLTGARQHVANYPGVTVEKKTGFFRTDSGRVELVDLPGTYSLSSYSLEERVARDFILQDRPDVIVDVVDASNLKRNLYLTLQLLEMEAPVVLDLNMMDVAERRGISVDHEGLSRHLGIPVVPTVGKAGVGGKDIKRVLDEQAQKEPEKFFVVDYGVMEPHVQKMQSRVVARMQLPESYPSRWVALKLLENDAEVTKLVTADNADADELVREIERLRSEFEQEAGIPAERHIAFARHKACAGICREFMTLPAEKKASLSDRADRYVCSRFFGPLVLLAILFILYEVSIVFGYWVAGEVWPVWGALETFTASILPQPGFLSDPLLFGLGTWVVKSTTAILNYLPIFFLLFALIAILEDSGYMPRMAFILDRLFRRFGLHGQSTLPLILGGVYVGGCAIPGVMATKAIPDERARLATILIVPMMNCLAKVPLYLILIGAYFQDQGGLTMFFIATVTLFMALPVAKVLSLTVLGKQPSAPFIMEMPPYHLPTVSGVLRRAFERIWLFLKKIVTVVIAVAVVVFVLINFPGLSRERMAEYRAKQEAATATFMKAVDKTGYKGEISADDVLPMILFADSLKDAKRGITDREKAAAVNTSFQQANPVYYAVVKRKGADGKKLNKAYKKVVKLRKKLRREMRTERFESSFLGVMGRALEPVTRYAGFNWRINIALLSAFAAKENSAATLGAIYGIDGSGSVQESMKAGEAGFTPLHALALMLFMALYPPCVPTSIMVRMQSGSTKWMVFSIAYQTLLGLAVATLVFTGGTLLGLTGFQAMWAFYALCVGATVVMAFVPDRQPEKVEIRETCKQDC from the coding sequence ATGAGCCGCAAAAATCTTCTTGTTGCGCTTGCCGGGCAACCCAACTGCGGCAAGTCCACAGTCTTCAACATGCTCACCGGGGCGCGCCAGCACGTGGCCAACTATCCGGGCGTGACCGTGGAAAAGAAGACCGGTTTTTTTCGCACGGATTCCGGGCGCGTGGAGCTGGTGGACCTTCCCGGTACATACAGCCTGAGTTCCTATTCGCTGGAAGAGCGGGTTGCGCGTGATTTCATCCTGCAGGACAGGCCCGACGTCATCGTGGATGTGGTGGACGCCTCCAACCTCAAGCGCAACCTGTACCTGACCCTGCAACTGCTGGAGATGGAAGCGCCGGTTGTTCTGGACCTGAACATGATGGACGTTGCCGAGCGCAGGGGCATTTCTGTGGACCACGAAGGACTTTCCCGGCATCTGGGCATTCCCGTGGTGCCCACGGTGGGCAAGGCCGGGGTGGGCGGCAAGGACATCAAGCGGGTGCTGGACGAGCAGGCCCAAAAGGAGCCGGAAAAGTTTTTTGTGGTGGATTACGGCGTCATGGAGCCGCACGTCCAGAAGATGCAGAGTCGCGTGGTGGCCCGGATGCAACTGCCGGAGTCCTATCCGTCCCGCTGGGTGGCCCTGAAGCTGTTGGAAAACGACGCCGAGGTCACCAAGCTGGTCACTGCGGACAACGCGGACGCGGACGAGCTGGTGCGTGAGATCGAGCGCCTGCGGAGCGAATTCGAACAGGAGGCGGGGATTCCCGCCGAACGGCATATCGCTTTTGCGCGGCACAAGGCCTGCGCAGGCATCTGCCGCGAATTCATGACCCTGCCCGCGGAAAAGAAGGCCAGCCTCTCGGACCGCGCGGACAGATACGTCTGCAGCCGCTTTTTCGGTCCCTTGGTGCTGTTGGCCATCCTGTTCATCCTGTACGAGGTTTCCATCGTCTTCGGCTACTGGGTCGCGGGCGAGGTCTGGCCCGTGTGGGGCGCCTTGGAGACATTCACGGCCAGCATATTGCCCCAGCCGGGTTTTTTGAGCGATCCACTGTTGTTCGGGCTGGGCACGTGGGTGGTCAAGAGCACCACGGCCATTCTCAACTACCTGCCCATTTTCTTCCTGCTGTTCGCGCTCATCGCCATTCTGGAAGACAGCGGCTACATGCCGCGCATGGCTTTTATTCTGGACCGGCTTTTCCGCCGTTTCGGCCTGCACGGCCAATCCACCCTGCCGCTGATTCTGGGCGGGGTGTACGTGGGTGGCTGCGCCATCCCCGGAGTCATGGCCACCAAGGCCATCCCGGACGAGCGCGCGCGGCTGGCCACCATTCTCATCGTGCCCATGATGAACTGCCTGGCCAAGGTGCCCCTCTATCTTATCCTGATAGGAGCCTATTTTCAGGATCAGGGCGGGCTGACCATGTTCTTCATCGCCACGGTGACCCTGTTCATGGCCTTGCCCGTGGCCAAGGTGCTTTCGCTCACCGTGCTGGGCAAACAGCCGAGCGCTCCCTTTATCATGGAGATGCCGCCGTATCACCTGCCTACGGTTTCCGGCGTGCTGCGCCGCGCGTTCGAGCGCATCTGGCTCTTTCTCAAGAAGATCGTCACCGTGGTCATCGCGGTTGCCGTGGTGGTGTTCGTGCTCATCAACTTCCCGGGCCTGAGCCGGGAACGCATGGCCGAATACCGGGCCAAGCAGGAGGCGGCCACGGCCACATTCATGAAGGCCGTGGACAAGACCGGGTACAAGGGCGAAATCTCGGCCGACGACGTTCTGCCCATGATTCTTTTTGCCGACAGCCTGAAGGACGCCAAGCGCGGCATAACCGACAGGGAAAAGGCCGCGGCCGTGAACACGTCGTTCCAGCAGGCCAATCCGGTCTACTATGCCGTGGTCAAGCGCAAGGGCGCGGACGGCAAGAAGCTGAACAAGGCCTACAAGAAGGTTGTCAAACTGCGCAAGAAACTGCGTCGCGAAATGCGCACCGAGCGTTTCGAGTCCAGCTTCCTGGGCGTCATGGGCCGTGCGCTTGAGCCGGTCACCCGCTACGCCGGGTTCAACTGGCGCATCAACATCGCGCTTTTGTCCGCATTTGCGGCCAAGGAAAATAGCGCCGCCACCCTCGGGGCCATCTATGGCATCGACGGCAGCGGCTCGGTGCAGGAGAGCATGAAGGCGGGCGAGGCCGGGTTTACGCCCCTGCACGCGTTGGCCCTCATGCTGTTCATGGCCCTGTATCCCCCGTGCGTGCCCACCTCCATCATGGTGCGCATGCAGTCCGGGTCCACCAAGTGGATGGTTTTTTCCATCGCATACCAGACCCTGTTGGGCCTTGCCGTGGCAACGCTGGTCTTCACCGGCGGAACCCTGCTCGGGCTGACGGGTTTTCAGGCCATGTGGGCATTCTACGCCCTGTGCGTGGGAGCCACTGTGGTCATGGCGTTTGTTCCGGATCGTCAGCCGGAAAAGGTCGAAATACGTGAAACGTGTAAACAGGATTGTTAG